The Peptostreptococcaceae bacterium genome has a window encoding:
- the tsf gene encoding translation elongation factor Ts, translating into MAAVTAAMVKDVRETSGAGMMDCKNALVEADGNIAKAIEVLREKGLAKAAKKAGRIAAEGLVTSYIHGGRIGVLVEINSETDFVSKNEDFIAFSKDVAMQIAASNPLFISRDEISKEIIEKEKEVLRNQALNEGKPEKIVDKMVEGRISKYYKEVCLLEQPFIKDPDMDMQTLLNTLIGKIGEKLSIRRFARFVVGEGIEKRKENFAEEVANQINNK; encoded by the coding sequence ATGGCTGCTGTAACGGCTGCAATGGTTAAAGATGTTAGAGAAACATCAGGCGCAGGAATGATGGACTGCAAAAATGCGCTTGTAGAGGCTGATGGAAATATCGCTAAAGCAATAGAAGTGTTAAGGGAAAAAGGGCTCGCTAAAGCGGCTAAAAAAGCTGGTAGAATAGCGGCCGAAGGCTTAGTTACTTCATATATACATGGTGGAAGAATTGGAGTTTTGGTTGAAATAAATTCTGAAACCGATTTTGTATCGAAAAATGAAGATTTCATAGCTTTTTCAAAAGATGTAGCCATGCAAATTGCTGCATCAAATCCTTTATTTATTTCGAGAGATGAAATTTCTAAAGAAATAATTGAAAAAGAAAAGGAAGTTTTAAGAAATCAAGCTCTTAATGAAGGCAAACCCGAAAAAATAGTTGATAAAATGGTTGAAGGAAGAATAAGCAAATATTATAAAGAAGTATGTCTTTTGGAACAGCCATTCATAAAAGATCCGGATATGGATATGCAGACACTTCTAAATACGCTAATTGGAAAAATTGGCGAAAAACTTAGTATCAGAAGGTTTGCTAGATTTGTGGTAGGCGAGGGTATTGAAAAAAGAAAAGAAAATTTCGCTGAAGAGGTTGCAAACCAAATAAATAACAAATAA
- the codY gene encoding GTP-sensing pleiotropic transcriptional regulator CodY encodes MDSSLLNKTRKLNRILQQSADAPVSFSELCKTLNDILDANVYVSNKRGKILGVSLADASDASIISDEKSDQKKFPDEYNEELVKITHTKYNITGDELLKVFKYDIESFDKFVTIVPIIGNGERLGTFVLARYNSKFEEEDIVLAEYSATIVGMEILRSNSGKMEEEARKKAVVQMAVGTLSYSELEAIEHIFAELDGNEGLLVASKIADRVGITRSVIVNALRKFESAGVIESRSLGMKGTFIRILNDKLPEELEKLKR; translated from the coding sequence ATGGACAGCAGTTTATTGAACAAAACAAGGAAGTTAAATAGAATATTGCAGCAATCGGCAGATGCTCCCGTTTCGTTTTCAGAACTTTGCAAGACTTTGAATGATATTTTAGATGCAAATGTATATGTTTCAAACAAGAGGGGTAAAATACTTGGAGTAAGTCTTGCGGATGCATCCGATGCTTCAATTATTTCGGATGAAAAGTCGGATCAAAAGAAATTCCCTGACGAGTATAATGAGGAATTGGTAAAGATAACACATACAAAATACAATATTACAGGGGATGAATTGCTAAAAGTATTCAAGTATGATATTGAAAGTTTCGACAAATTTGTAACAATTGTTCCCATAATAGGTAATGGTGAAAGACTTGGAACATTCGTGCTTGCACGTTACAACAGCAAGTTTGAAGAAGAGGACATTGTTTTGGCTGAATATTCGGCAACAATAGTAGGCATGGAAATATTAAGATCCAATAGCGGGAAAATGGAAGAAGAAGCAAGAAAAAAAGCCGTAGTACAAATGGCAGTAGGGACTCTTTCATATTCGGAACTTGAAGCCATTGAACACATATTTGCTGAATTGGATGGGAATGAGGGATTGCTCGTAGCAAGCAAAATCGCTGATAGAGTGGGAATAACAAGGTCAGTAATTGTAAATGCATTGCGTAAATTCGAAAGTGCCGGCGTGATTGAGTCAAGATCGCTTGGGATGAAGGGGACGTTTATTAGAATATTGAATGACAAGTTGCCGGAAGAATTAGAAAAGCTCAAAAGATAG
- a CDS encoding UMP kinase, with protein MKPKYKRIILKLSGEALAGENGFGINETVVMDIARQIKRLKEMDLEIALVVGGGNFWRGRFGKGMDRSTADYMGMLATVINGLALQDALENIGVSTRVQTAIEMRQIAEPYIRRKAVRHLEKNRVVIFSAGTGNPFFSTDTTAALRAAEIEAEVILLAKTVDGVYDSDPNENPDAVKFSHLTYKEVLSKSLKVMDSTATSLCMDNNIPIIVFGLDNPDNIYNVVMGENIGTIVKED; from the coding sequence GTGAAGCCAAAATATAAAAGGATTATCTTAAAACTGAGTGGAGAAGCTCTTGCTGGAGAAAACGGTTTCGGAATAAATGAAACAGTAGTAATGGATATTGCTAGACAAATCAAAAGACTTAAGGAAATGGACCTTGAAATAGCGCTTGTTGTTGGAGGAGGAAATTTCTGGAGAGGCCGGTTTGGAAAGGGAATGGATCGTTCAACTGCCGATTATATGGGAATGCTGGCTACAGTAATAAATGGATTAGCTTTACAGGATGCACTTGAAAATATTGGAGTATCGACAAGGGTACAAACGGCAATAGAAATGAGGCAAATAGCCGAACCTTACATCAGAAGAAAAGCTGTAAGGCATTTGGAAAAGAACAGGGTGGTTATTTTTTCCGCAGGAACAGGCAATCCGTTTTTTTCTACAGATACAACAGCTGCCTTAAGAGCAGCTGAAATAGAAGCCGAGGTAATACTTCTCGCTAAAACAGTTGACGGTGTTTATGATTCGGATCCGAATGAAAATCCCGATGCGGTTAAATTCAGTCACCTGACCTACAAGGAAGTGTTGAGCAAGAGTCTAAAAGTTATGGATTCAACAGCAACTTCACTTTGTATGGACAACAATATCCCTATAATTGTTTTCGGATTAGACAATCCAGACAATATTTATAATGTAGTAATGGGTGAAAATATTGGAACAATAGTGAAGGAGGATTAA
- the rpsB gene encoding 30S ribosomal protein S2 — protein sequence MTVVSMKQLLESGVHFGHQTRRWNPKMAEYIFTERNGIYIIDLQKTVKMIDKAYDFVKENTTGNKTILFVGTKKQAQQSIEQEAKRCGMYYVNQRWLGGMLTNFSTIRKRVDRLLQLEKMESDGTFDLLTKKEVIKLKHEQEKLEKFLSGIKTMKRIPDVIYVVDPRKERIAILEAKKLGIPVVAIVDTNCDPDEIDLIIPGNDDAIRAVKLITATIANAVIEGKQGEQMEEAAEEPIVAEEPVAAEEPVAAKEPVAAKEPVVAKEPVVAKENVVEDAVEKEIKE from the coding sequence ATGACAGTAGTATCAATGAAACAGCTTCTCGAATCGGGTGTTCATTTCGGACACCAAACAAGAAGATGGAATCCAAAGATGGCGGAATATATCTTTACGGAAAGAAACGGCATCTACATCATCGACTTGCAGAAAACAGTAAAAATGATTGACAAAGCTTATGATTTTGTAAAAGAAAACACAACAGGCAACAAAACAATTCTTTTTGTTGGAACAAAGAAACAGGCTCAGCAATCTATTGAGCAGGAAGCAAAAAGATGCGGAATGTATTATGTTAATCAAAGATGGTTGGGGGGCATGCTTACCAACTTCAGCACTATCAGAAAAAGGGTTGACCGTCTTTTGCAACTTGAAAAAATGGAGAGCGACGGAACATTCGATTTACTTACCAAAAAAGAAGTAATTAAACTTAAACACGAGCAGGAAAAATTGGAAAAATTCCTTAGCGGAATAAAAACAATGAAAAGAATTCCTGATGTTATTTATGTTGTTGACCCAAGAAAAGAGCGGATTGCAATTCTTGAAGCAAAAAAATTAGGAATTCCGGTTGTTGCTATAGTAGACACAAACTGTGATCCCGATGAAATAGATTTAATAATTCCCGGAAACGATGATGCAATAAGAGCTGTCAAACTTATAACTGCAACTATAGCAAATGCTGTTATTGAAGGAAAACAAGGCGAGCAAATGGAAGAAGCTGCAGAAGAGCCAATTGTTGCAGAAGAGCCAGTTGCTGCAGAAGAACCAGTTGCTGCAAAAGAACCAGTTGCTGCAAAAGAACCAGTTGTTGCAAAAGAACCAGTTGTTGCAAAAGAAAATGTTGTTGAAGACGCAGTTGAGAAAGAAATTAAAGAATAA